ATGACGACCGCCATCGTGCGCTTGCCGGACAGCCGGTCCAGCAGCCGGTCCACGGTGAGCGACTCGGGCACCAGCAGCGGCTCCCGCAGCAGCTCGGCGACGGAGGCACGGGGCCGCCGCTCGGCCGGCACCGCGAGGACGTCCTTGATGTGCGCGATGCCCACCACCGAGTCGAGGCTGCCGCGGTACACGGGGAACCGGGACAGCCCGGTCGCGCGCGTCACGTTCGCCACGTCCTCGCAGGTCGCCTGGACGTCGAGGGCGACCACCTGCACGCGCGGGGTCATCACGTTCTCCGCCGTCAGGTCGGCGAGGTTCAGCGTGCGCACGAACAGCTCGGCGGTGTCCGCCTCCAGCGCGCCCTCGCGTGCGGAGTGCCGGGCGAGCGCGGCCAGCTCCTGCGGCCCGCGCGCCGAGGCCAGCTCCTCGGCGGGCTCCAGGCCGAAGAGCCGTACGACCCGGTTGGCGGTGTTGTTGAGATGCGTGATGAAGGGGCGGAAGGCCGCGCTGAACCAGCTCTGCGCGGTGCCCACCCGTTTGGCCACCGCCAGCGGGGAGGAGATCGCCCAGTTCTTCGGCACCAGCTCGCCGACCACCATCAGGAAGACGGTGGACAGCGCGGTGCCCAGCACCAGGGCCAGCGACCTCGACGTGGACTCCGAGATCCCGAGCGACTCCAGCGGCCCGGCGATCAGCGCCGCGATCGACGGCTCGGCGAGCATGCCGACGACCAGGTTGGTGACGGTGATCCCGAGCTGCGCCCCGGACAGCTGGAACGTCAGATTCCGTACGGCCTTCAGGGCACCGGACGCACCCCGCTCGCCGCGCTCCACCGCGCCTTCCAGCTCTCCGCGCTCAACCGTGGTCAGCGAGAACTCCGCGGCCACGAAGGCACCGCAGGCCAGCGAGAGCAGGATCGCCACCAGCAGGAGGAGCACTTCGGTCATCGGGTCACCTCCGTCCCATGATCGGACAGGGTCCCCAGGATCGC
Above is a window of Streptomyces griseorubiginosus DNA encoding:
- a CDS encoding hemolysin family protein — translated: MTEVLLLLVAILLSLACGAFVAAEFSLTTVERGELEGAVERGERGASGALKAVRNLTFQLSGAQLGITVTNLVVGMLAEPSIAALIAGPLESLGISESTSRSLALVLGTALSTVFLMVVGELVPKNWAISSPLAVAKRVGTAQSWFSAAFRPFITHLNNTANRVVRLFGLEPAEELASARGPQELAALARHSAREGALEADTAELFVRTLNLADLTAENVMTPRVQVVALDVQATCEDVANVTRATGLSRFPVYRGSLDSVVGIAHIKDVLAVPAERRPRASVAELLREPLLVPESLTVDRLLDRLSGKRTMAVVIDEYGGTAGVATLEDIVEEVVGEVRDEHDPHETPDLAPAGTDDEGRGLFHADGSARTDQLARVGLRPPEGPYETLAGLIATELGRIPAVGDSVEVVGWRLDVVDAQGRRAARVLLHAPPADVSGESEEGREPGESREAGKGRESGEGAE